One Candidatus Nitrotoga arctica genomic window, GAGTCGTGATTTATCAAGTGCGCTGATAAGCTTAGATTGCGCGGACGCATTTTTTGAATTGGCGCGAGTCGAAAAAACTCCAGCTCAACGGGAAGAATTAAAGGAATCTATTTTTCGCGATGCAAGGAAAGAAATGTCTTCCCGTGGCGCAATGGCGAGACTTGCTAACGACCCAAGACAAACTGCAAAAAAATACGTTAAGGATTGCTGGCTGGTATGGCAAGAGGAGCCTGAGCGTTATAAAGGCAAGACAGATTTTGCTACGGAAATGCTTAAACAAGAGCAGTGCAGGAGCCTCAAAAGTCAGGTAAAAATTACGGGCTGGTGCAGGGAGTGGGAAAAGTCACACTCTGCTGGCTGAGTGAGCATTTAGCCAGCAGAGTAAGCACCGAGCCAGCAAGGCTATATATTTTTAACTAAAACTAACGCATACCATACGCATCGTGCCGTCGCTTGGCGGTTAACCCCAAATCTTTGGAGGTAACACGATGCAAACAAAACAAACCCCGCAACCCCCTGCCTATCTGCGGCTTGCCGATATGCGAACTCGCTACCGTGTATCGGGTAGCACGATCTGGAACTGGTGCAAAACGAACGGCCTGCCTAGCCCGCACAAGCTGGGTGCAAATACGACCGTATGGAAACTCGCTGACCTGCTGCAATGGGAAGCAAGCCGCACTTCTGCGAAATAAGGGGGCGGCGATCATGGACAAAATCAACAATGAAAAAGCCGCCGGGGGCGTGGAAACCATAGCGGCGGCTGGTGATGACAAGCCGAGCAATTCTAACACCCGCCAAACACCCCGGAAAGCGCCACAGGATGATTCTTCGCACTCGCAGAGG contains:
- a CDS encoding helix-turn-helix transcriptional regulator, producing the protein MQTKQTPQPPAYLRLADMRTRYRVSGSTIWNWCKTNGLPSPHKLGANTTVWKLADLLQWEASRTSAK